One window of Papaver somniferum cultivar HN1 chromosome 9, ASM357369v1, whole genome shotgun sequence genomic DNA carries:
- the LOC113310150 gene encoding rho GTPase-activating protein 5-like: protein MTEVLHSPSHGSLQNQSHHHSLINHSTSPSSSPVSESDLDFEEEEEEEEEEVKNRRRESCGDEQREEEEDQLSLLALLVTAFRKYLVACRTETDRKDQLCSSMEIGWPTNVRHVAHVTFDRFNGFLGLPVEFEPEVPRRAPSASASVFGVSAESMQCSYDSRGNSVPTILLLMQRHLYSQGGLQAEGIFRITAENSQEEYVRDQLNRGVVPNDIDVHCLAGLIKAWFRELPTGILDPLQPEQVMQCQSEEEYTELTKLLPPTEASLLDWAINLMADVVQEEHHNKMNARNVATVFAPNMTQMSDPLTALMYAVQVMNFLKALIMKMLREREDSLIQSAPGSTFEPPGENDRHGSPLPFMEPEQNEETEHMFIANEPGLESPQEPIDCGVDCLQTSAEKADNGENGSFCENSACKPPPTQAESTLTSKPQETSSNVRKARTQEKTCRNKTGQSSNVNLRKGPRKAVNSQPVVKIAELVEKSRGASIVSRLNSRTERIEAWR, encoded by the exons ATGACAGAAGTTCTCCACTCTCCATCTCATGGGTCATTACAAAATCAGTCCCACCACCATTCTCTTATTAATCACTCTacctctccttcttcttctcctgtAAGTGAAAGTGATttggattttgaagaagaagaagaagaagaagaagaagaagtgaaaaacagAAGAAGAGAGAGCTGTGGTGATgaacaaagagaagaagaagaagatcagtTATCCTTATTAGCTTTATTAGTAACTGCTTTTAGAAAATATTTGGTTGCTTGTAGAACAGAAACGGATAGGAAAGATCAACTTTGTTCTTCAATGGAGATTGGATGGCCAACTAATGTTCGTCATGTTGCTCATGTCACTTTTGATCGCTTTAATGGGTTTCTTGGTTTGCCTGTTGAGTTTGAACCTGAAGTACCTAGAAGGGCTCCTAGTGCAAG TGCAAGTGTTTTTGGAGTATCAGCAGAATCAATGCAATGTTCTTACGACTCTAGAGGGAACAGTGTACCAACAATACTCCTGTTGATGCAGAGACACTTGTATTCACAGGGGGGATTGCAG GCAGAAGGCATATTCAGAATAACCGCAGAAAACAGTCAAGAGGAGTACGTCAGAGACCAGTTAAACAGGGGAGTTGTGCCAAATGATATTGACGTGCACTGTTTGGCAGGACTTATAAAG GCTTGGTTTAGAGAACTGCCTACCGGGATTTTGGACCCTCTCCAACCTGAGCAGGTTATGCAGTGCCAATCAGAAGAGGAATACACTGAACTTACGAAACTCCTGCCACCAACAGAAGCCTCTTTGCTGGACTGGGCCATCAACCTGATGGCTGATGTCGTCCAGGAGGAACATCATAACAAGATGAATGCCCGCAATGTTGCTACCGTATTTGCACCAAACATGACTCAG ATGTCGGATCCTTTAACTGCTTTGATGTATGCGGTGCAAGTTATGAATTTCCTCAAGgcattaatcatgaaaatgcttaGAGAAAGAGAAGATTCATTAATACAGTCAGCTCCTGGTTCCACCTTTGAGCCACCAGGCGAGAATGATCGCCATGGGTCTCCATTGCCGTTTATGGAACCCGAGCAGAATGAAGAGACAGAGCACATGTTCATTGCCAATGAACCTGGTTTAGAGAGTCCGCAAGAACCTATTGATTGTGGAGTTGATTGTTTACAAACTTCAGCTGAGAAGGCTGATAATGGTGAAAATGGGTCTTTCTGTGAAAATTCGGCATGCAAACCTCCTCCAACTCAAGCTGAAAGTACCCTAACAAGTAAACCACAAGAAACGAGCAGCAATGTACGAAAGGCTCGTACCCAGGAGAAAACATGTAGAAATAAGACTGGTCAGTCGAGTAATGTGAATCTGCGCAAGGGACCCAGAAAGGCTGTTAACAGTCAGCCAGTGGTCAAGATAGCAGAACTTGTAGAGAAGTCGCGGGGTGCTAGCATAGTTAGCCGTTTAAATTCAAGGACAGAACGAATTGAAGCTTGGCGGTGA
- the LOC113308980 gene encoding probable small nuclear ribonucleoprotein G gives MSRSGQPPDLKKYMDKQLQIKLNANRVVVGTLRGFDQFMNLVVDNTVEMNGNDKNDIGMVVIRGNSVVMIEALEPVSKAQQ, from the exons ATGAGTAGATCCGGTCAGCCTCCAGATTTGAAGAA ATACATGGACAAGCAGCTTCAAA TCAAGCTAAATGCTAACCGTGTTGTGGTTGGGACTCTTCGTGGGTTTGACCAGTTCATGAATCTTGTGGTCGATAACACTGTTGAGATGAACGGAAATGACAAAAACGACATAGGCATGGTG GTAATCAGAGGAAACAGCGTGGTTATGATTGAAGCTTTGGAGCCTGTTAGTAAAGCACAGCAGTAG